Within Deltaproteobacteria bacterium, the genomic segment GTTCGGGACGGCCGTCTTATCAAGATCGAAGGCACCAAGGAATATCCGACGAACGCCGGAAAGTTATGCGGCAAGGGGATGTCCAACCTGCAATATGTCTATCATCCCGAACGGATTCAAACCCCACTGGTTCGAAAAGGGCCGAAAGGTTCCGGGGAATACGTGTCGGTCTCCTGGGATGAAGCCTTGGACCGGATTGTCTCGGGCCTTACCCGGATAAAGGAAGAAACGGGGCCGGAATCGGTGGTCTTTTTTTCCGGCTATCCCAAATGGCTGCGGCCGTTCCTTAAGAGAATGGCCCATTCTTTCGGGTCTCCCAACTATTGTACCGAATCCAGCACCTGTTTCCTGGCCACAACTGTGGCTAATCAGTTGAATTACGGATATGGCGGTGCCGGTTTCGATTTCAAAGGGGCAAAATGCGTTCTGAACTGGAGCATGAATCCGTTTAACTCGGCAACCCACCTGGTGCCTCGTTTTCTCAAGGCCCTGGAAAACGGTGTCAAGCTTATTGATGTAGGGCCTCTGGATACTCCTCTGAGCAGGAAGGCGGACATCCATCTCAGGCTCCGCCCCGGTACGTCGGGAGCCTTGGCCCTGGGAATGGCCAACGTCATGATAGAAGAGGGACTCTTTGACCGGGAATTCGTGGAAAACTGGACCCTGGGGTTTGAAGCCTACCGGGCTTACGTGGAGGGTTTTTCCCCTGAAGTCACCGAAGGCATCACAGGAGTACCGGCCGATAAGATTATTGCCGCTGCGAGGCTCTATGCTACGTCAAAACCGGCAGCCATGGTCAATAGTGCCAGCACCACGGTCCATCATACCAATGGGGTGCAAAATCATCGGGCCATAACTGCCCTGATCGGCCTGACCGGAAACTTCGATCGAAGAGGCGGAAACCATGTCGTTCCCGCATCCTATTATCATACGCCCACGGGACTGACCACCCGGGAAAGAGAATTTGAGCAATCCCGTCTATGGGAAGATATGGCCCCCCGTATCGGACAGGACCGCCATCCCCTATGGTGTAAGCTGACCACCGAAGCGCAGTCCACGGTCCTGCCCTTTCAAATCCAAAGCGGAAAACCCTATCCCATCAAGGCCGTACTGGGATTTGGTTTGAATTATCGTATGTGGCCGGGGTCTGATTTCATTAAAGAAAGCCTCGAAAAACTGGACTTTTTTGTGGACGTCGACCTCTTCATGACGGACAGCGCGAAACTGGCCGATGTGGTTCTTCCGGCCTGCAGTTCTTTTGAGCGCAATCAACTGGTCATTACCCCGGCCAGATACGCCCTATGGAACCAGCCGGTTATCCCGCCTGTGGGGGAATCCCGATCCGATGCAGAGATTATCCTGGCCTTGTCGCAAAGACTCAACCCTCAGGATACCTTGATGTCTCAAGGATACGAGGCCTGTCTGGACTGGATATTCGAACCGTCCCATATTAAAATGGCCGATATCAAACAACATCCCGGTGGATTCTTCCTGCCGGACCGCACCGAGACGCCCTATGAAAAATACAGGGTGGCCGGGTTCCCTACGCCTTCCGGAAAGATGGAATTCACATCCACCCTGTTGAAAGAGGCGGGGATGGATCCCCTGCCGGTTTATAAAGAACCGGAACAAAGCCCGGTTTCCGATCCGGAAATGGCCAAAGAATACCCTCTTATTCTCACCACCGGTTCCCGCCTGCCTATGCTGATGCACTCCAGAATGTACCGGATCCCTTCAACCCGGAAACTGCATCCCCATCCCACCGTCGACATCAACCCTCAGGATGCGCGGGTTCGTGGCATTTTACCCGATGAATGGGTCACACTGGTTACCCCGAGGGCCTCCCTCCGCGTCAAGGCCAATATAACCGAAGTGGTACCGCCCGGTGTCACTGGTATGTATCATGGCTGTCCTTCGGCGGATGTCAACCGGCTCATTGATCCGGCTTACCGTGACCCCATCTCCGGATTTCCGGGATACAAGTCTCTTCTTTGCGAGGTAAAAAAAGTTTAAGTTCAGGGGGGCTGATGCGTTCGACGGGTTGTTTATTCGTGGATCAGGGATTAACGGCCTCGACCTCTAATCGAACCATTTTTATGTGAAATAAACCGTCAGCACCCATTGGAAATCGTTCATTGTAGGCATTTATTAAATCATCGATAAAAATATTTCGCTGGTTTTCCGGAATTCTTTCCGTATAAGGCAGCCAGGTCGTTCTAATCCAACCGGCTAAGCCATCCCTCCCTTTGTGAGTCATATCTTTGGGAATCAGCTCTAACCGTTTTGGGCTCAGCCCCACGGTTTTCAGCCACTGTTTATATTCATCGGGGGAACAAAAAGTGTAAGGAAATGAAAAACCATCAAAATAGGGCTGCCATTTTCCGTTTTGTATGAGTGTTTCAATTGAGGCAATAATATCCCGGGCATTTCCTTGGCCGCCCATCTGGAATACTATTCTGCCGGATTTTTTTAAACCTTCTTTGACTCCTTTTAATACCGCCATTTGGTCTTTTACCCAATGGAGAGCGGCATTGGAGAAGGTAATATCGAATTGCTTGCTAAAATTGAGTTTGGTCGCCTCCAAAAGGACAAATGACAGATTGGGATATTTTGATGGAGGATAATTTTTCCGGGCAAGGGTTATCATATCCGGAGAGCTGTCTATGCCGGTGACCTTTCCATTTCTCAACCGGGAACTTAACAGGGCAGAAACTTTCCCATCCCCGCATCCGATATCGATAACCGATTCTTCTCCGGTAAGGCCAAGCTTTTTAATCAATTCTTGTGCCCATTCATATTGAACGGAGGAATGTTTACGGTAATCGTCGGAATTCCAC encodes:
- a CDS encoding molybdopterin-dependent oxidoreductase; this translates as MMEKQPDQCREMGVREKMPEAETGLEIKKSICAVCFAHCGVNAYVRDGRLIKIEGTKEYPTNAGKLCGKGMSNLQYVYHPERIQTPLVRKGPKGSGEYVSVSWDEALDRIVSGLTRIKEETGPESVVFFSGYPKWLRPFLKRMAHSFGSPNYCTESSTCFLATTVANQLNYGYGGAGFDFKGAKCVLNWSMNPFNSATHLVPRFLKALENGVKLIDVGPLDTPLSRKADIHLRLRPGTSGALALGMANVMIEEGLFDREFVENWTLGFEAYRAYVEGFSPEVTEGITGVPADKIIAAARLYATSKPAAMVNSASTTVHHTNGVQNHRAITALIGLTGNFDRRGGNHVVPASYYHTPTGLTTREREFEQSRLWEDMAPRIGQDRHPLWCKLTTEAQSTVLPFQIQSGKPYPIKAVLGFGLNYRMWPGSDFIKESLEKLDFFVDVDLFMTDSAKLADVVLPACSSFERNQLVITPARYALWNQPVIPPVGESRSDAEIILALSQRLNPQDTLMSQGYEACLDWIFEPSHIKMADIKQHPGGFFLPDRTETPYEKYRVAGFPTPSGKMEFTSTLLKEAGMDPLPVYKEPEQSPVSDPEMAKEYPLILTTGSRLPMLMHSRMYRIPSTRKLHPHPTVDINPQDARVRGILPDEWVTLVTPRASLRVKANITEVVPPGVTGMYHGCPSADVNRLIDPAYRDPISGFPGYKSLLCEVKKV
- a CDS encoding methyltransferase domain-containing protein, yielding MNPKTYSWNSDDYRKHSSVQYEWAQELIKKLGLTGEESVIDIGCGDGKVSALLSSRLRNGKVTGIDSSPDMITLARKNYPPSKYPNLSFVLLEATKLNFSKQFDITFSNAALHWVKDQMAVLKGVKEGLKKSGRIVFQMGGQGNARDIIASIETLIQNGKWQPYFDGFSFPYTFCSPDEYKQWLKTVGLSPKRLELIPKDMTHKGRDGLAGWIRTTWLPYTERIPENQRNIFIDDLINAYNERFPMGADGLFHIKMVRLEVEAVNP